The sequence CACATTTCCGTTGGAAAATTCAATCATACGATCAATGAAAACTTTACTTGTATTCGCTACGGCTTTATTGTTCACCACAGTCAGTTTTGCCCAACAAACCACCGACCCAGCGCAAGATCCAACGGCTCTTGGGAATGCATTCTTTAAAGCGATGCTCGATGAAGATGGTACTACAATCGGAAAGCTACTCGCCAGTGATTTCAGCCTTACCAGTTTCGACGGTAATGCGGTTGAAGGAGACTTGTTAGCTCAGGGTGTTTCTGGTGGGTATGTCGTGGTCGAAACCGCTACTGTTTCAAACACGCGGACACGCCAATATAACAACGACGCAGCTATAATGACAGGAACCTGGAAAGCGAAAGGTAGTGTTCAGGGTCAGGGATTTGACACCACGGTATCGTTTTCTATCGTATCGGCCAAGCAGGGTGGCTCCTGGAAAATTGCGAATGTTCAGTTCACACCGACGCACTGATAACCGCTCAATAAGTCAAAGATTGAAAAACCAACCCACTCACGAATTTTGAGTGGGTTTTTTCGTCAATCTTTGACCATTCATTACTACACTATATGAAAACGCGTCTGTTCCGTCTTTCTCGCATTGGCGGACTATTCCTGTTAATCCTTACGCCCTTCCTTTTTCTACTGAACTGTTCCCGGCTTTCATTCAATGAAGTAACGGTAGTCGGTCGCAATTTTGGCGACGAAGTACAACAGACACAAAACCTCACCTTCTCGTTTAACAAGAACGTTGGGCCCACCGCAAAACTTGACGAATGGGATTCGACTCAGTATGTGCGATTCATTCCGGCCGTACGCGGCAAATTCAAATGGACCGCCCCGAACGAGCTGGTATTTTCGCCAGCAGTCGCCTTTAACCCGGCAACCGATTACCGAGCCGAGCTGACCGATGATATTCTGAAACGGTCTGATCAGCAAGACCTGAAAGTGTCTGGCGATGACATTGCCTTTCATACGCCTTACCTGCAATTGACTGGTACCGAAAGCTGGTGGGCCAAATCGAAGGAAACCGGGCAGCCGGTAGCCAGGACCCGGCTTAACTTCAATTACCCCATCAGTTCGGCTGAAGTATCAACCAAACTCGGCATTTCGTCAGAAGATAAACCCTTAACAACACAGGTTGCCCAAAGTGATGCTCCAACTAGTGTAGCCCTGATTCTGGCGAATGCGCCCGCACAAAAGAATGAACAACCGTTGACGATCAAGCTCGATAAAGGGATCAAAATACCAAACACTGCCTATGTTAGTAAGGACGTGATTGAAGAGACCGGAACGCTCCCATCGCGCTACAAAATCGATATTGTCGATGTACAGACGAGTTTCGAAAATAACCGCGCTGGCGCAGGACCGCAGGGCGTTGTACGGGTCATTACAACCCAGGAATTACAACCCGGTGAGCTTAGTCGATACTACACCATTCAGCCGCAGGTCGAAACAACCGTTGAACTAACTGAAAATGGTTTTATTATCCACGGCAATTTCAGTGAAACCGATACGTATGTGTTAACACTTACCGATCAGATCCGGGGCACGCTGGGCACAAAGCTCAACGAGCCCGTAACCCGCGATTTGTTTTTCGGAAAAATGCCCGCAAGCATTCAGTTTGCCAACAAACAAGCTCTGTATTTATCGTCGAAAGGGGCCAGAAATATTGGTTTGGCTATTGTTAACGTACCCAAAGTGCAGATCAAGATTGCGAAGCTCTACGAAAATAACATCCTGAACTACCTTCGCTCAGATCGCTATGAAGAATACGCCGAAAATGCCGATGGTCAATGGAAACCTTCTGGTGCATTCAACTACAGCGATGACGAATCGGGTGACCTGAGCGATGTACTCGTCAGCAAGACCGTCGAAACGGCCGACCTGCCTAAAGTTCGGGGCGTGTCGGCTCTAAACCTGGCCTTACCCGAGCATACTAAAAACCTCGGCGAGCATCCCCTCCGCGGGGTTTATCTGGTAACGGTTGGCTCTAAAGACGAAGCCTATCTGCGGGCCAGTCAGCTGGTATCGGTGTCGGATATTGGCCTGGTAGCTCGCCAGACCAAAGACGAAGTATTGATCTGGGCAAATTCAATTCAAACGGCCGAACCATTGCAAGGTGTTGAACTAACGCTGGTTAGCAGTAATAATCAGTCCGTCTATACGCTAAAAACCGATGGCAGTGGGTTCGCCCGATTTGAGAAAGTTGCCGAAAAAGCCCCCGGTTTCAAAATCGCATTGATTACCGCAAAACTGGAGGCTCCCGACAACGACGACTTTAATTTTCTTTTCTTACCTGACACGCAGGTCGAAACATCGCGTTTTGACGTAGAAGGCAAACGCGATAATGAATCAGGATTCGATGCGTTCGTATATGGCGATCGTGATATTTACCGGCCCGGCGAAACCATTCACTTTAACACCGTAATCCGGTCGCAGACCTGGGCGAGCGTGGGCGAAATTCCTGTTCTGATTCGTCTCCTTATGCCCAATGGCCGTGAATTCCGGGCGTTCCGCAAAACGACCAATGCGCAGGGAGCCGTAACAACCGACATTCCACTTGATCCAGCCGCCGTAACGGGCAGTTATACGATTGAAGTGCTGAATGCAAACAACGTATTGTTAACCTCTCAGGCCGTGAGTGTCGAAGAGTTTATACCCGATCGCATCAAAGTAGATGTGCTGAGTGATCGAACCAGTTATAAATCGGGGCAGACGATCACGCTCTCAGCTACGGCTTTAAACCTGTTTGGCCCGCCCGCTTCTGACCGCGCCTATGAAATGGAGTTGCAGCTTAAACGGAAGGTGTTTGCACCAAAAGGATTTGGCGACTACAATTTCGATATTCCAAACGAAACGACGTTCCCAAAAGATCTCCGGCAGGGTCGTACGAATGCCAATGGACAGGCAACCGAACGATTCCCGATTCCGGCACTTTATCAGGACATTGGCGTCCTTGAAGGAAAGTTGTTCGTAACCGTTTTTGACGAAAATGGCCGACCTGTCAATCGGCTTCGGCGCTTCGATGTACTCACTCAGGATACATTCTTTGGGGTCCGATTGCCCGATCGGTATGTGGCAACCAACGCGCCTGTTGCCGCCGAACTGGTTGCCGTCGATCCAACGGGTGCCATCCGACAGTCGGCTTCCGCCAGTGTAGAGGTAATTCGGTACGATTACCAGACGGTTATCGAGAAAAAGAATGATCAGATCAAATACACGACCAAACGGCGCGAGAAATCCGTGTATAGCAATACATTGATTTTTAAAGCGGGTAAAGCGGGATTCAGGTATGTGCCAACGACTTCGGGCGAATACGAAATACGTGTTCGTCGGCCGGGCCAGTCCGATGCTTCGGCAATAAGTTATGCCGCTACGGGCTTTTATGCTTATGGCTATGGCAGCACGTCGGCTTCGTCGTTTGAAGTAAGTCAGGAAGGA comes from Spirosoma aureum and encodes:
- a CDS encoding nuclear transport factor 2 family protein, whose amino-acid sequence is MKTLLVFATALLFTTVSFAQQTTDPAQDPTALGNAFFKAMLDEDGTTIGKLLASDFSLTSFDGNAVEGDLLAQGVSGGYVVVETATVSNTRTRQYNNDAAIMTGTWKAKGSVQGQGFDTTVSFSIVSAKQGGSWKIANVQFTPTH
- a CDS encoding alpha-2-macroglobulin family protein: MKTRLFRLSRIGGLFLLILTPFLFLLNCSRLSFNEVTVVGRNFGDEVQQTQNLTFSFNKNVGPTAKLDEWDSTQYVRFIPAVRGKFKWTAPNELVFSPAVAFNPATDYRAELTDDILKRSDQQDLKVSGDDIAFHTPYLQLTGTESWWAKSKETGQPVARTRLNFNYPISSAEVSTKLGISSEDKPLTTQVAQSDAPTSVALILANAPAQKNEQPLTIKLDKGIKIPNTAYVSKDVIEETGTLPSRYKIDIVDVQTSFENNRAGAGPQGVVRVITTQELQPGELSRYYTIQPQVETTVELTENGFIIHGNFSETDTYVLTLTDQIRGTLGTKLNEPVTRDLFFGKMPASIQFANKQALYLSSKGARNIGLAIVNVPKVQIKIAKLYENNILNYLRSDRYEEYAENADGQWKPSGAFNYSDDESGDLSDVLVSKTVETADLPKVRGVSALNLALPEHTKNLGEHPLRGVYLVTVGSKDEAYLRASQLVSVSDIGLVARQTKDEVLIWANSIQTAEPLQGVELTLVSSNNQSVYTLKTDGSGFARFEKVAEKAPGFKIALITAKLEAPDNDDFNFLFLPDTQVETSRFDVEGKRDNESGFDAFVYGDRDIYRPGETIHFNTVIRSQTWASVGEIPVLIRLLMPNGREFRAFRKTTNAQGAVTTDIPLDPAAVTGSYTIEVLNANNVLLTSQAVSVEEFIPDRIKVDVLSDRTSYKSGQTITLSATALNLFGPPASDRAYEMELQLKRKVFAPKGFGDYNFDIPNETTFPKDLRQGRTNANGQATERFPIPALYQDIGVLEGKLFVTVFDENGRPVNRLRRFDVLTQDTFFGVRLPDRYVATNAPVAAELVAVDPTGAIRQSASASVEVIRYDYQTVIEKKNDQIKYTTKRREKSVYSNTLIFKAGKAGFRYVPTTSGEYEIRVRRPGQSDASAISYAATGFYAYGYGSTSASSFEVSQEGQVLMTLDKPIYQTGDKASVLFKAPFDGKLLVTVERNRVIEHHWLTTTNKSAEWSFSVGAEHLPNVYVTATLIRAIDSGAGTNLPLTVAHGFAPVSVEDADTKLPITITAATQSRSKTKQTIKIKTARNAQVTVAVVDEGILQLKNFKTPDPHGFYYQKRALEVGSHDLYALLYPELSLLSSSSVGGDGYDLERRVNPLSNGRVKLVALWSGILDTGLDGEAEFTVDIPQFSGDLRVMAVSYKDNAFGSANTNMKVADPIVISTGVPRFLTPGDQVELPVNLSNTTKQPATVTARLTLTGPLSADSLTTQKLTIQPGRESRTIFRIKANQTIGPGAITVTVNGLGTSMRGETFTEKTDITVRPAASLQKFTLSGAVVGGKTQTLTLPGNRATDRFLPGTSRTSVTLSRSPVAQYGKELSFLLGYPHGCIEQTISKAFPQIYFADLTKQLGANTYFVRAGDSDLNPSTNVRQAIQKIEGLQAQNGGFSMWSGQTEVDEWATAYAVHFLSEAQEAGYEVRSSVLSSALEHLTNFANNPATENAISFDEAGGRTVKKVASRTSIYALYALAVAGKPNRSAMNYYKQNAGSLTTDSRYLLASAFFRVGDTRSFTALLPKRFTDNTTERQTGGSYASPLRNLALVLDALVDTDRDNLQVPALARQLSNALRQSSYLNTQEAAFAFLALGKLARQTANSTATATLTAGGKSLGAMNDAFLNIKRVPGSQPLTLSTKGAGNVYYFVQSEGVPENGRITEEDNGLHVRREFLDRDGNPQHEIRQNDLVVVKITLASTNGLEVENVVVTDLLPAGLEVENPRLTEQRDMPWIKSPTNPDHFDLRDDRINFYTTASGKERTFYYLARAVSKGRFVLGPVSADAMYNGDYRSYNGAGVLVVN